One window of Campylobacter sp. RM12651 genomic DNA carries:
- the dnaA gene encoding chromosomal replication initiator protein DnaA: MLNKILEELKVLIGENQYKNYFEILQINESKNNEIILNAPNQFIAKHIQTKYQSILEKIAEKTNSKKYKITIQVNNEKINKPQETQPIVAKKQISILNQSLTFDNFIVGQSNEFAYRICKAITDENKFGKDFNPIFIYSNTGLGKTHLLQASGHECLELGKKVIYKTSKGFMKDYQNAILANKFDSFNSEYKDCDLLLIDDIQFLGTTDKIQEEFFHIFNDIVERNGQIIMTSDVAPINLNGIEDRLKSRFNKGVLANISVPDIETKKAIIKKKSLVYDIELNDEMINTIANYIGENVRDLEGIINYIYAFQSIRKQKITLDDLKNQIKEYIKENQSNIEIEDIFDIVSSELNVKISEIKSSSKKQEIVKAKRIVIFLTKELISNSVSQIATHFQMKDHSAISKHIKKINEMICLDDDFRSLVEHLKNKIINSKNKDY; this comes from the coding sequence ATGTTAAATAAAATTCTAGAAGAATTAAAAGTATTAATTGGAGAAAATCAATATAAAAATTATTTTGAAATTTTACAAATTAATGAAAGCAAAAATAATGAAATAATTCTAAATGCACCTAATCAATTCATAGCTAAACATATTCAAACAAAATACCAAAGCATATTAGAAAAAATAGCAGAAAAAACAAATAGTAAAAAATATAAAATTACAATTCAAGTAAATAATGAAAAAATAAACAAACCACAAGAAACTCAACCAATAGTAGCTAAAAAACAAATTTCAATATTAAATCAAAGCCTTACTTTTGATAATTTCATAGTAGGACAAAGTAATGAGTTTGCTTATAGAATTTGTAAAGCAATAACAGATGAAAATAAATTTGGAAAAGACTTTAATCCAATTTTTATATATTCAAATACAGGTTTAGGAAAAACTCACTTATTACAAGCTAGTGGACATGAATGTTTAGAACTTGGAAAAAAAGTAATATATAAAACTTCAAAAGGTTTTATGAAAGACTATCAAAATGCAATATTAGCAAATAAATTTGATAGTTTTAATAGTGAATATAAAGATTGTGATTTATTATTAATTGATGATATTCAGTTCTTAGGAACTACTGATAAAATACAAGAAGAATTCTTTCATATCTTTAATGATATAGTAGAAAGAAATGGTCAAATAATAATGACTTCAGATGTAGCTCCTATAAATTTAAATGGAATTGAAGATAGATTAAAATCAAGATTTAATAAAGGAGTTCTTGCAAATATTAGTGTCCCTGATATAGAAACCAAAAAAGCAATTATTAAGAAAAAAAGCCTTGTATATGATATAGAATTAAATGATGAAATGATTAATACTATTGCTAATTATATAGGTGAAAATGTAAGGGATTTAGAAGGAATTATAAATTATATTTACGCTTTTCAAAGTATAAGAAAACAAAAAATAACCTTAGATGATTTAAAAAATCAAATAAAAGAATACATTAAAGAAAATCAATCAAATATTGAAATTGAAGATATTTTTGATATAGTAAGTTCAGAATTAAATGTAAAAATAAGCGAAATAAAATCAAGTTCCAAAAAACAAGAAATAGTAAAAGCTAAAAGAATAGTTATATTTTTAACTAAAGAATTAATTTCAAATTCAGTAAGTCAAATAGCAACTCATTTTCAAATGAAAGACCATAGTGCTATTTCAAAACATATTAAAAAAATAAATGAAATGATATGTCTTGATGATGATTTTAGAAGCCTAGTAGAACATTTAAAAAATAAAATAATAAACTCAAAAAATAAAGATTATTAA
- the dnaN gene encoding DNA polymerase III subunit beta encodes MEIQIDKKRLENIALIVSNYVEKKDNTSLNSNILLLAYNNELILRASDSEIGIEYKIQECNIINEGQIFINAKKLIDILKSLDNSDIKIKKLEKSIKITQNKTNFSLPINSENNFSFLEDENSKTPILISAKELNIGFKMILPAVDNNGISFQFNCCYIDILKDSIVFVGSDSKRIHKYSFIAQNEYEQRLIITKKSAQELQKLLNEEVRVYKTNNYLIIENDNFKFFTKLATIDFLRYVEVMPHKLPTNEIIIKNEDFLNEIKKLSAVCTKCQIEFETGKITFKNNALSDDFNETNATSELETNITIEDKFEINLTNKHMMDFLHLNENEYFTFKFYSSAAPVVLESKNFLSLISANKN; translated from the coding sequence ATGGAAATACAAATAGACAAAAAGAGATTAGAAAATATAGCTTTAATAGTTAGCAATTATGTTGAGAAAAAAGATAATACAAGTTTAAATTCTAATATTTTATTATTAGCTTATAACAATGAATTAATTTTAAGAGCAAGTGATAGTGAAATAGGAATTGAATATAAAATCCAAGAATGTAATATCATAAATGAAGGGCAAATTTTTATCAATGCTAAAAAATTAATTGATATTTTAAAAAGCCTTGATAATAGCGATATTAAAATCAAAAAATTAGAAAAATCTATCAAAATTACTCAAAATAAAACTAATTTTTCATTGCCAATAAATAGTGAAAATAATTTTTCTTTCTTAGAAGATGAAAATAGTAAAACACCTATTTTAATAAGTGCAAAAGAACTAAATATCGGCTTTAAAATGATTTTACCTGCTGTTGATAATAATGGTATTTCTTTTCAATTTAATTGCTGTTATATAGATATTTTAAAAGATAGCATTGTTTTTGTAGGAAGCGATTCTAAAAGAATTCATAAATATTCATTCATAGCTCAAAATGAATACGAACAAAGATTAATAATTACAAAAAAATCAGCTCAAGAACTACAAAAATTATTAAATGAAGAAGTAAGGGTTTATAAAACAAATAATTATTTAATCATTGAAAATGATAATTTTAAATTCTTTACAAAATTAGCAACTATTGATTTTTTAAGATATGTTGAAGTAATGCCACATAAATTACCTACAAATGAAATTATCATTAAAAACGAAGACTTTTTAAATGAAATAAAAAAACTAAGTGCAGTTTGCACAAAATGTCAAATAGAATTTGAAACCGGTAAAATCACATTTAAAAATAATGCTTTAAGTGATGATTTTAACGAAACAAATGCTACAAGTGAGCTAGAAACAAATATTACTATAGAAGATAAATTTGAAATAAATCTTACAAACAAACATATGATGGATTTTTTACATTTAAATGAAAATGAATATTTCACATTTAAATTCTATTCATCAGCAGCTCCTGTTGTGTTAGAAAGTAAAAATTTCTTATCACTAATATCAGCAAATAAAAACTAA
- the gyrB gene encoding DNA topoisomerase (ATP-hydrolyzing) subunit B: protein MQENYAESKIKVLKGLEAVRKRPGMYIGDTNFNGLHHMVYEVVDNSIDEAMAGFCNTIDIEITKEGSCIVTDNGRGIPVGIHPTENISTLTVVLTVLHAGGKFDKDTYKVSGGLHGVGVSVVNALSSKLIATVKRDGNTHRQEFSKGIPTSELEIIKTTNRTGTSIEFFPDPEIFEVVEFDYDTLAKRFRELAYLNPQITINFKDQRNGKSETYHYDGGISQFVTDLNKKEAVTNVIAFNDEAEDVVVDIALMYNDTYSETLFSFVNNIKTADGGTHEAGFRMGLTKVITSYIEANAAAREKDIKITGEDTKEGLIAIVSVKVPEPQFEGQTKGKLGSSYVRGIVNKITNDALTKFFEENPNDARAIMNKALMAARGREAAKKARELTRKKESISVGTLPGKLADCSSKDPEIREIYLVEGDSAGGSAKQGRNREFQAILPLKGKILNVEKSHLDKILKSDEIKNMITAFGCGIGDDFDIEKLRYHKIIIMTDADVDGSHIQTLILTFFFRFMQKLIRNGHVYLAQPPLYRYKKGQRKEIYLKDEKALNDYLIETGVENLEFSGIGTNDLKDFLKVVAAYRSILNELKKRFNVIELIRHYVENPDILALNMQEIFKVSKEFLEAKGFNILNHYLSEDEIKIYVQTQNGLEEIVVNNDLFYSPYFEEASYIYKKIEERNIFNDKDFLEVLDEVEKNAKKGTYIQRYKGLGEMNPEQLWETTMDPENRRLIQISVDDFDRASGVFNLFMGDEVEPRREYIQAHAKDVKHLDI, encoded by the coding sequence ATGCAAGAAAATTATGCAGAAAGTAAAATTAAAGTATTAAAAGGACTAGAAGCAGTTAGAAAACGCCCTGGAATGTATATTGGCGATACTAACTTTAATGGTCTTCATCATATGGTTTATGAAGTAGTTGATAACTCTATTGATGAAGCTATGGCTGGCTTTTGTAATACTATTGATATTGAAATTACCAAAGAAGGTTCTTGTATAGTTACTGATAATGGTCGTGGAATTCCTGTTGGAATTCACCCAACTGAAAATATCTCAACTCTAACCGTTGTTTTAACCGTTCTTCACGCTGGTGGAAAATTTGATAAAGATACTTATAAGGTTAGTGGTGGTTTACACGGCGTTGGTGTATCGGTTGTAAATGCACTTTCATCTAAATTAATTGCAACCGTTAAAAGAGATGGAAATACTCATAGACAAGAATTTTCTAAAGGTATTCCAACAAGTGAGCTAGAAATAATCAAAACAACCAATCGCACAGGAACTAGCATAGAGTTTTTCCCTGACCCTGAGATATTTGAAGTAGTTGAATTTGATTATGATACTTTAGCTAAGAGATTTCGTGAATTAGCATATCTAAATCCACAAATTACTATTAATTTTAAAGACCAAAGAAATGGTAAAAGCGAAACTTATCATTATGATGGTGGTATTTCTCAATTTGTAACTGATTTAAATAAAAAAGAAGCTGTTACAAATGTAATTGCATTTAATGATGAAGCAGAAGATGTAGTTGTAGATATTGCATTAATGTATAATGATACTTATAGTGAGACTTTATTTTCATTCGTAAATAACATTAAAACCGCAGATGGTGGAACTCACGAAGCAGGCTTTAGAATGGGGCTTACAAAAGTAATTACAAGTTATATTGAAGCAAATGCAGCTGCTAGAGAAAAAGATATAAAAATAACAGGCGAAGATACTAAAGAAGGACTTATTGCAATAGTTAGTGTAAAAGTTCCTGAACCACAATTTGAAGGACAAACTAAAGGTAAATTAGGTAGTTCTTATGTTCGTGGTATAGTAAATAAAATTACAAACGATGCTTTAACTAAATTCTTTGAAGAAAATCCAAACGATGCTCGTGCTATTATGAATAAAGCTTTAATGGCTGCAAGAGGTCGTGAAGCAGCAAAAAAAGCAAGAGAATTAACTCGTAAAAAAGAAAGCATAAGTGTAGGGACTTTACCTGGAAAATTAGCTGATTGTTCTTCAAAAGACCCTGAAATTAGAGAAATATATTTAGTAGAGGGCGATAGTGCGGGTGGTTCTGCTAAACAAGGAAGAAATAGGGAATTTCAAGCGATTTTACCTTTAAAAGGAAAAATCTTAAATGTTGAAAAATCACACCTTGATAAAATCTTAAAATCTGATGAAATTAAAAATATGATTACGGCATTTGGTTGTGGAATAGGCGATGATTTTGATATAGAAAAATTAAGATACCATAAAATTATCATTATGACAGATGCTGATGTTGATGGTTCTCATATTCAAACTCTAATTCTTACATTTTTCTTTAGATTTATGCAAAAATTAATTAGAAATGGACATGTATATTTAGCTCAACCACCATTATATCGCTATAAAAAAGGTCAAAGAAAAGAAATATATTTAAAAGATGAAAAAGCTTTAAATGATTATTTGATTGAAACTGGAGTTGAGAATTTAGAATTTAGTGGAATTGGGACAAATGATTTAAAAGATTTCTTAAAAGTTGTAGCAGCTTATAGAAGTATTTTAAATGAGCTTAAAAAACGCTTTAATGTGATTGAATTAATTAGACATTATGTTGAAAATCCTGATATTTTAGCTCTTAATATGCAAGAGATTTTTAAAGTATCAAAAGAATTTTTAGAAGCAAAAGGATTTAATATATTAAATCATTATCTTAGTGAAGATGAGATTAAAATCTATGTTCAAACTCAAAATGGTTTAGAAGAAATAGTTGTAAATAATGATTTATTTTATAGTCCATATTTTGAAGAAGCTTCTTATATTTATAAAAAAATTGAAGAAAGAAATATTTTTAATGATAAAGATTTCTTAGAAGTTCTTGATGAAGTTGAAAAAAATGCTAAAAAAGGAACTTATATTCAGCGTTATAAAGGTCTTGGTGAGATGAACCCAGAACAATTATGGGAAACTACAATGGACCCTGAAAATCGCCGTTTAATTCAAATTAGTGTTGATGATTTTGATAGGGCTAGTGGAGTGTTTAATTTATTTATGGGAGATGAAGTTGAACCTCGCCGTGAATATATTCAAGCACACGCTAAAGATGTAAAACACTTAGATATATGA
- a CDS encoding EAL domain-containing protein yields MTISKKIERKNRQDAAIKLIMPLLLLVFAFVYLQEFNEIVFKPLDILVILCFIFLYFYYFVFVIYKSVKHNVIDEKTGTLLQSEFTKYLNNDDFIVFFTISNINEIKLMLGFNKSDRLLKKLIDKFYAWDENLIIGRITTADFMILSSSKHKTLQHEIKKIFLEIKRERIDGVDFKCYYSIIKSSINFNKLYLEAQNRLKDDVDVATENIITNSVVSSINKSDFFLKIQRLEGEEEIYYLNYRINSDYPEKISQAKLEEIIIKNNLEFNYYKNLLELLAKEYHFDNRIIIKISPDFLRNLNFLFYLGEYFIKHPNTNGKIIFEFFENDVYYDMPRFEEIIKEYREININFALNRIGSPSSLEYLKRLEFEFGIFDIEFNKNVKNEKYFIIYENLFNLCKSLNIKTIMRFIDNKNLLDLTKDIKFDYYQGFLFYKDKNLKEMK; encoded by the coding sequence ATGACAATTAGTAAAAAAATTGAAAGAAAAAATAGGCAAGATGCAGCTATTAAGCTCATTATGCCTTTATTGTTATTAGTTTTTGCTTTTGTATATTTGCAAGAATTTAACGAAATAGTTTTTAAACCATTAGATATATTAGTAATTTTATGTTTTATATTTTTGTATTTTTATTATTTTGTTTTTGTAATTTATAAATCAGTAAAGCATAATGTAATTGATGAAAAAACTGGGACTTTATTACAAAGTGAATTTACAAAATATCTAAATAATGATGATTTTATAGTGTTTTTTACAATTTCTAATATAAACGAAATTAAATTAATGCTAGGGTTTAATAAAAGTGATAGATTATTAAAAAAATTAATTGATAAATTCTATGCGTGGGATGAAAATTTAATAATAGGTAGGATTACTACTGCTGATTTTATGATTTTAAGTAGTTCAAAGCATAAAACCTTGCAACACGAAATTAAAAAAATATTTTTAGAAATTAAAAGAGAAAGAATAGATGGAGTTGATTTTAAGTGTTATTATTCTATTATAAAATCAAGTATTAATTTTAATAAACTTTATTTAGAAGCACAAAATAGATTAAAAGATGATGTAGATGTAGCTACTGAAAATATCATTACTAATAGTGTTGTAAGCTCTATAAATAAGAGTGATTTTTTCTTAAAAATCCAAAGGCTAGAAGGCGAAGAAGAAATATATTATTTAAATTATAGGATTAATTCAGATTATCCAGAGAAAATATCTCAAGCAAAATTAGAAGAAATAATTATTAAAAATAATTTAGAATTTAATTATTATAAAAATCTTTTAGAACTTTTAGCGAAAGAATATCATTTTGATAATAGGATTATTATTAAAATATCTCCTGATTTTTTAAGGAATTTAAATTTCTTATTTTATTTAGGAGAATATTTTATTAAGCACCCTAATACAAATGGGAAAATTATTTTTGAATTTTTTGAAAATGATGTTTATTATGATATGCCAAGATTTGAAGAAATAATAAAAGAATATAGAGAAATTAATATCAATTTTGCCCTAAATCGTATAGGTTCGCCTAGTTCTTTAGAATATTTAAAACGATTAGAATTTGAATTTGGTATTTTTGATATTGAGTTTAATAAAAATGTAAAAAATGAAAAATATTTTATAATTTATGAAAATTTATTTAATTTATGTAAAAGCCTAAATATCAAAACTATTATGAGATTTATTGATAATAAAAATCTACTTGATTTAACAAAAGATATTAAATTTGATTATTATCAAGGCTTTTTATTTTATAAGGACAAAAATCTTAAGGAGATGAAATGA
- the queF gene encoding preQ(1) synthase, translated as MKEKLKYGQKEIKKIKGKKLERWENKQKNDYVIKITLPEFACLCPRSGYPDFATLYLEYIPNKWVVELKAIKLYVNSFYNKNISHEDSINKIYNTLKKRLKPKYIKLVGDFNPRGNVHTVIECCSDTEIKKEKKKDKKDK; from the coding sequence ATGAAAGAAAAATTAAAATACGGACAAAAAGAAATAAAAAAAATTAAAGGTAAAAAATTAGAGCGTTGGGAAAATAAGCAAAAAAATGATTATGTTATTAAAATAACTCTACCTGAATTTGCTTGTCTTTGCCCAAGAAGTGGTTATCCTGATTTTGCAACATTATATTTAGAATATATACCTAATAAATGGGTAGTTGAACTTAAAGCAATTAAACTTTATGTTAATTCATTTTATAACAAAAACATAAGCCACGAAGATAGTATAAATAAGATTTATAATACTCTTAAAAAGCGTTTAAAACCAAAATATATTAAATTAGTTGGAGATTTTAATCCTCGTGGTAATGTTCATACGGTGATTGAGTGCTGCTCTGATACGGAAATTAAAAAAGAAAAGAAAAAAGATAAAAAGGATAAATAA
- a CDS encoding HD domain-containing protein, whose product MISPELVLHIFKAASISRWNDFPRICNLVELDKQAHKAIIAYFLAKSEKDIDMRFLLDAIVVEFISRVIVTDIRPDVLNEIKKTKQKELDEWIQKQFSLINKNDDFLKIFNDYYNDKTHEKEKFILKAAGYLSTRYEFSFIYPNVSNYEEIKAKLDEELEDYLEILAVQKISLNQKLAKVIDLSGRLRFQKRWAQTPRIPETSVLGHMLVVAVLSYFYCLKIKACDTRFISNFFCAIFHDLPESLTRDIITPVKYGIDGLSEIISDYELKLIDEKILPFVPNNIRAEFAYLLGIYNEDGKIKKDEFKNRINKENVKIIQNPNDYNEDCFNTIDGKMLKACDKTGAFLEAIISNYYGVKSKDLKNGYSKILNDFKENPKIGEVNFYEMLKEFEEFFTNPSQETCGTHS is encoded by the coding sequence ATGATTAGTCCAGAGCTTGTTTTACATATTTTTAAGGCTGCTTCAATTTCAAGATGGAATGATTTTCCTAGAATTTGTAATTTAGTTGAACTTGATAAACAAGCTCATAAGGCTATTATTGCTTATTTTTTAGCAAAAAGTGAAAAAGACATTGATATGAGATTTTTACTTGATGCTATTGTTGTTGAGTTTATTTCTCGTGTAATAGTTACTGATATTCGCCCTGATGTATTAAATGAAATCAAAAAAACAAAACAAAAAGAATTAGATGAATGGATACAAAAACAATTTAGTTTAATCAATAAAAACGATGATTTTTTAAAAATTTTTAATGATTATTATAATGATAAAACTCACGAAAAAGAAAAATTTATTTTAAAAGCAGCAGGGTATTTATCAACTAGATATGAGTTTTCATTCATATATCCAAATGTTAGTAATTATGAAGAAATTAAAGCTAAGTTAGATGAAGAATTAGAAGATTATTTAGAAATTTTAGCAGTTCAAAAAATATCATTAAATCAAAAATTAGCTAAGGTAATTGATTTAAGTGGTCGTTTAAGATTTCAAAAGCGTTGGGCTCAAACTCCTAGAATTCCTGAAACAAGTGTTTTAGGACATATGTTAGTAGTAGCTGTTTTAAGCTATTTTTATTGTCTTAAAATAAAAGCTTGTGATACTAGATTTATTAGCAACTTCTTTTGTGCGATTTTTCACGATTTACCAGAAAGTCTTACAAGAGATATTATTACACCTGTTAAATACGGAATTGATGGGCTTAGTGAGATAATAAGTGATTATGAGCTTAAATTAATTGATGAAAAGATTTTACCTTTTGTGCCTAATAATATAAGAGCTGAATTTGCTTATCTTTTAGGAATTTATAATGAAGATGGTAAGATTAAAAAAGATGAATTTAAAAATAGAATAAATAAAGAAAATGTAAAAATTATTCAAAATCCTAACGATTATAATGAAGATTGTTTTAATACAATTGATGGAAAAATGCTTAAAGCTTGTGATAAAACTGGAGCTTTTTTAGAAGCAATCATTTCTAATTATTACGGCGTTAAATCTAAGGATTTAAAAAATGGTTATTCAAAGATTTTAAATGATTTTAAAGAAAATCCTAAAATTGGTGAAGTAAATTTTTATGAAATGTTAAAAGAATTTGAAGAGTTTTTTACAAACCCAAGCCAAGAGACTTGCGGCACACACTCATAA
- a CDS encoding CTP synthase, which translates to MAKFIFVTGGVLSSLGKGIAAASIASLLKQSGLKVSILKADPYINIDPGTMSPLEHGEVFVTKDGAETDLDLGHYERFLDEDLTHLNNFTTGKVYQSVIEKERRGEYLGKTIQVIPHIVGEIASRMEAAALNQDVLVVEIGGTVGDIEGLPFLEAIRSLGLKYGKNNVFYAHLTLVPFIKVAGELKTKPTQHSVGELRRIGISPDMIIARSEIPLGDEIKEKIAKSCGVEIDCVIESIDAKSIYQIPLKFLEQNILLPIAKHLNLKLKTPNLKEYEALTEKIINPSKKVKIAFVGKYIDLKESYKSLTEALIHAGANLDTKVEINWIDSEELKDENDLAGNDGILVAGGFGQRGVEGKIKAIKYARENNIPFLGICLGMQLSLIEFARNVIKLDDANSTEFDENTKNPIVYLIDEFINQSGSKEIRTIKTPLGGTLRLGEYVCNIKEGTLLSKLYNSKVAYERHRHRYEANSKYRDLYEQNGLIISGESNGLIEAIENTNNDFFVAVQYHPEFTSRLTKANPVILGFIRQCLH; encoded by the coding sequence ATGGCTAAATTTATATTTGTAACAGGTGGAGTTTTAAGCTCACTTGGTAAAGGAATTGCAGCAGCTAGCATTGCAAGTTTATTAAAACAAAGTGGATTAAAGGTAAGTATTTTAAAGGCTGACCCTTATATAAATATTGACCCAGGAACTATGAGCCCACTTGAACACGGAGAAGTTTTTGTTACAAAAGATGGTGCAGAAACTGACCTTGATTTAGGACATTATGAAAGATTTTTAGATGAAGATTTAACTCATCTTAATAACTTTACTACAGGAAAAGTATATCAAAGCGTAATTGAAAAAGAACGCCGTGGAGAATATCTAGGTAAAACTATTCAAGTAATCCCACACATTGTAGGCGAAATTGCTAGTAGAATGGAAGCAGCGGCTTTAAATCAAGATGTTTTAGTAGTAGAAATCGGTGGAACGGTTGGAGATATTGAAGGCTTACCATTTCTTGAAGCAATTCGTTCTTTAGGACTTAAATACGGAAAAAATAATGTATTTTACGCACATTTAACTCTTGTTCCTTTTATAAAAGTAGCAGGAGAATTAAAAACTAAACCAACTCAACATTCAGTTGGAGAATTAAGAAGAATAGGTATTAGTCCTGATATGATAATAGCTCGTAGTGAAATCCCACTAGGCGATGAAATAAAAGAAAAAATTGCAAAGAGTTGTGGTGTAGAAATTGATTGTGTAATAGAAAGTATTGATGCAAAAAGCATATATCAAATTCCACTTAAATTTTTAGAGCAAAATATACTTTTACCTATTGCAAAACATTTAAATCTAAAGCTAAAAACTCCTAATTTAAAAGAGTATGAAGCATTAACAGAAAAAATAATTAATCCAAGCAAAAAAGTTAAAATTGCTTTCGTAGGAAAATATATAGATTTAAAAGAAAGTTATAAATCTTTAACAGAAGCACTAATTCACGCAGGTGCAAATCTTGATACAAAAGTAGAGATTAATTGGATAGATAGCGAAGAATTAAAAGATGAAAATGATTTAGCTGGAAATGATGGAATACTTGTAGCTGGTGGATTTGGACAGCGTGGTGTTGAAGGTAAAATAAAGGCTATTAAATACGCTCGTGAAAATAATATTCCATTTTTAGGAATTTGTCTTGGAATGCAGCTTAGTTTGATTGAATTTGCTAGAAATGTTATAAAACTTGATGATGCTAATTCAACTGAATTTGATGAGAATACTAAAAATCCTATTGTTTATTTAATTGATGAATTTATTAATCAATCAGGTTCAAAAGAAATCAGAACAATAAAAACTCCATTAGGTGGGACTTTAAGACTTGGTGAATATGTTTGTAATATAAAAGAAGGCACACTTTTAAGTAAGTTATATAATTCTAAAGTAGCTTATGAAAGACATCGCCATCGCTATGAAGCTAACTCAAAATATCGTGATTTATACGAGCAAAATGGACTTATTATTAGTGGAGAATCAAATGGACTTATTGAAGCTATTGAAAATACAAATAATGATTTCTTCGTAGCCGTTCAATATCATCCTGAATTTACTTCAAGGCTAACTAAAGCAAATCCTGTCATCTTAGGCTTTATTAGACAATGCTTACACTAA
- the recJ gene encoding single-stranded-DNA-specific exonuclease RecJ, which produces MLTLNKTKIKQVLEDRFKNDFHKSLSTIPKPHTFKDMNKAAIRIAKAIKNKEKIAVVGDYDVDGIVSSTIMSEFFANLGVEIIVKIPNRFSDGYGISEDIVSNLDASLIITVDNGIVAYEAANKCKELGIDLIISDHHTPGDTLPNAYAVINPKRDDCEFSKHINCEICGAQVAWWLCGAIKKELDIEYNMASFLDLLCIAIVADMMNLNDLNHILVRYGLKELNKLNRPAFVVLKEKYKKKFFDYESIPFLIAPLLNASGRMDDASISYKFLRAKSLNEAKNLLEIIEKLNQDRKEQEKQSFLESIEFANENDKVIIAYSKNWHKGILGIVAGRLAKQFNKPSFVFNIEDDLAKGSARSVAELDILELLSNVSDILTNYGGHKGAAGLALKVEHLKEFKTRLNNLELNYNDIDFCDTTNTLGELEFSEIDMELLDILSDFEPFGQGNEKPFFISKGVIIKNLVLLNEKHLKCTFTQNNLTFEAICFNCDFIPFENECVNIHYSLQKNYFKPSPTIQLNISNIYI; this is translated from the coding sequence ATGCTTACACTAAATAAAACTAAAATTAAGCAGGTTTTAGAAGATAGATTTAAAAACGATTTTCATAAAAGCCTTAGCACTATTCCAAAACCTCATACCTTTAAGGATATGAATAAAGCAGCAATTAGAATAGCTAAGGCAATAAAAAATAAAGAAAAAATAGCAGTAGTAGGAGATTATGATGTAGATGGCATAGTATCTTCTACTATTATGAGTGAATTTTTTGCTAATTTAGGTGTAGAAATAATTGTTAAAATTCCAAATCGTTTTAGCGATGGATACGGAATTAGCGAAGATATAGTGAGTAATTTAGACGCTAGTTTAATAATCACGGTTGATAATGGAATAGTAGCGTATGAAGCTGCAAATAAATGTAAAGAATTAGGTATAGATTTAATAATAAGCGATCATCACACCCCAGGAGATACTTTACCAAATGCTTATGCTGTAATTAATCCAAAAAGAGATGATTGTGAGTTTTCTAAGCATATTAATTGTGAGATTTGCGGGGCGCAAGTAGCTTGGTGGCTATGTGGGGCTATTAAAAAAGAATTAGATATAGAATACAATATGGCTAGTTTTTTAGATTTATTGTGTATTGCAATTGTTGCTGATATGATGAATTTAAATGATTTAAATCATATATTAGTTCGCTATGGCTTAAAAGAGTTAAATAAATTAAATCGTCCTGCTTTTGTAGTTTTAAAAGAAAAATATAAAAAGAAATTCTTTGATTATGAGAGTATTCCATTTTTAATAGCACCATTATTAAATGCTAGTGGAAGAATGGATGATGCTAGTATTTCTTATAAATTTTTAAGAGCAAAAAGCCTTAATGAAGCTAAGAATTTATTAGAAATAATAGAAAAATTAAACCAAGATAGAAAAGAACAAGAAAAGCAAAGTTTTTTAGAAAGCATAGAATTTGCAAACGAAAATGATAAAGTAATCATAGCTTATTCTAAGAATTGGCATAAGGGTATTTTAGGCATAGTTGCAGGTCGTTTAGCTAAACAATTTAATAAACCTAGTTTTGTTTTTAATATTGAAGATGACTTAGCAAAAGGAAGTGCTAGAAGCGTAGCAGAGCTTGATATTTTAGAGCTTTTATCAAATGTTAGCGATATTTTGACTAATTACGGCGGACATAAAGGAGCTGCTGGACTTGCTTTAAAGGTTGAACATTTAAAAGAATTTAAAACAAGGCTAAATAATTTAGAACTTAATTATAATGATATTGATTTTTGTGATACTACTAATACTTTAGGCGAGTTAGAATTTAGCGAAATTGATATGGAATTATTAGATATTTTAAGTGATTTTGAGCCTTTTGGGCAAGGTAATGAAAAGCCATTTTTTATAAGTAAAGGCGTAATTATTAAAAATCTAGTTTTATTAAACGAAAAGCACTTAAAATGCACTTTTACTCAAAATAATTTAACTTTTGAAGCGATTTGTTTTAATTGTGATTTTATCCCATTTGAAAATGAATGTGTCAATATTCATTATAGTTTGCAAAAAAATTATTTCAAACCTAGCCCTACAATTCAGCTAAATATTTCTAATATTTATATTTAA